A single region of the Bacteroides luhongzhouii genome encodes:
- a CDS encoding UDP-N-acetylmuramoyl-tripeptide--D-alanyl-D-alanine ligase, translated as MKLSALYQIFLDCQSVTTDSRNCPDGSLFIALKGESFNGNAFAQLALDSGCAFAIIDEAQYAIEGDQRYILVDDCLQTMQQLANYHRRQLGTRVIGITGTNGKTTTKELISSVLCQAYNVLYTLGNLNNHIGVPTTLLRLKPEHDLAIIEMGASHPGEIKFLCEIVEPDYGIITNVGKAHLEGFGSFEGVIKTKGELYDFLRKKDAITFIHHDNTYLMNISQGLNLISYGTEDDLYVNGRITGNSPYLAFEWKAGKDGEPHQVCTQLIGEYNFPNALAAITIGRFFGVEAKKIDEALAEYTPQNNRSQLKKTEDNTLIIDAYNANPTSMMAALQNFRNMPVPHKMLILGDMRELGAEGPTEHQKIVDYIKESDFEKVWLVGEQFAASEHSFKTYANVQEVIKDLQEDKPKGYTILIKGSNGIKLSSTVEYL; from the coding sequence ATGAAACTTTCTGCTCTTTACCAGATTTTTCTGGATTGCCAATCAGTAACTACTGATAGCCGGAACTGTCCGGACGGTTCTTTGTTTATCGCCTTGAAAGGTGAGTCGTTCAACGGTAATGCATTTGCCCAATTAGCGCTGGACTCCGGATGCGCGTTTGCCATTATCGATGAAGCGCAGTATGCCATAGAAGGCGATCAACGATATATACTTGTAGACGACTGCCTGCAAACCATGCAGCAGCTTGCCAACTATCATCGCCGCCAACTCGGAACGCGAGTGATCGGCATTACGGGCACTAATGGGAAGACGACCACCAAAGAGTTAATTTCCAGTGTTCTCTGCCAAGCCTATAATGTGCTTTATACTTTAGGTAATCTCAACAACCACATCGGTGTACCGACTACCCTGCTACGATTGAAACCGGAACATGACCTTGCCATCATTGAGATGGGTGCCAGTCATCCGGGAGAAATCAAGTTTCTTTGCGAAATAGTCGAACCGGATTATGGCATTATCACCAATGTAGGCAAAGCTCATCTGGAAGGATTCGGCTCTTTTGAAGGAGTAATCAAGACCAAAGGCGAGCTTTATGATTTCCTCCGCAAGAAAGATGCCATCACCTTTATCCATCACGATAACACCTATTTGATGAATATCTCACAGGGATTGAACCTGATTTCTTACGGAACAGAAGATGATCTCTACGTCAACGGCCGGATTACCGGTAATTCACCTTATCTTGCTTTTGAATGGAAAGCCGGTAAAGACGGTGAACCCCATCAAGTATGTACACAGTTGATCGGAGAATATAATTTCCCGAATGCCCTGGCCGCAATCACTATCGGACGTTTCTTTGGAGTGGAAGCAAAGAAGATCGATGAAGCTCTGGCAGAGTATACGCCACAGAACAACCGTTCCCAACTTAAAAAGACGGAAGATAACACGCTTATCATCGACGCATATAACGCAAACCCAACCAGCATGATGGCTGCCTTGCAAAACTTCCGGAATATGCCAGTCCCTCACAAGATGCTCATATTAGGAGACATGCGCGAGCTGGGTGCTGAAGGGCCGACCGAACATCAGAAAATCGTTGACTACATAAAAGAAAGTGATTTTGAGAAAGTATGGCTTGTGGGAGAACAGTTTGCCGCAAGTGAACATTCGTTTAAAACTTATGCAAATGTGCAGGAAGTCATAAAGGATTTGCAGGAAGATAAACCCAAAGGATATACCATTCTAATAAAAGGTTCCAATGGAATCAAACTTAGTTCAACGGTGGAATACTTATAA
- a CDS encoding VanZ family protein has translation MLSYIKKYPISLFIILAVIYLSFFKPPKTDLNEIPNLDKLVHICMYFGMSGMLWLEFLRAHRRDHAPMWHAWVGAFLCPVLFSGCVELLQEYCTTYRGGDWLDFAANTTGAILASLVAYYVVRPRMMKAD, from the coding sequence ATGCTATCTTATATTAAGAAATATCCTATCTCGCTTTTTATCATTTTGGCAGTGATTTATCTGTCGTTCTTTAAACCGCCTAAGACGGATTTGAATGAAATTCCCAATTTAGACAAACTGGTTCATATTTGTATGTATTTTGGTATGTCGGGGATGTTGTGGCTGGAGTTTTTGCGTGCACATCGCAGGGATCACGCTCCGATGTGGCATGCGTGGGTAGGTGCATTCCTCTGTCCGGTGCTTTTCAGCGGTTGTGTGGAGTTGCTGCAAGAATACTGCACTACTTACCGGGGAGGTGACTGGTTGGATTTTGCGGCCAATACAACAGGGGCGATTCTGGCTAGTTTAGTAGCCTATTATGTCGTACGGCCGAGGATGATGAAGGCTGATTGA
- a CDS encoding helix-hairpin-helix domain-containing protein: MWKDFLYYTKTERQGIIVLVVLILGVYAVPKLFAFFTRAEDTGYCTENEKSDQEYNDFLSSLRETKPHNRSGHSFPSFPQQEVKLAVFDPNTADSTTFLSLGLPSWMIKNILHYRHKQGRFRHPEDFRKIYGLTKEQYQTLRPYIQITEDFSSKDKDTVRLLTMQSIQRDTLVKYHPGTVISLNSADTTELKKIPGIGSSIARMIVNYRERLGGFCRIEQLQEIHLKAEKLRPWFSIDTSQTHRVNLNKSGMERMMRHPYINYYQAKVIIEYRKKKGILKSLKQLSLYEEFTPADLERIEPYICYN; this comes from the coding sequence ATGTGGAAAGACTTCCTTTATTATACTAAAACCGAACGACAAGGCATTATCGTCCTTGTCGTTCTTATTTTAGGAGTATATGCAGTTCCTAAACTCTTTGCCTTTTTCACTCGTGCCGAAGATACCGGCTACTGCACAGAGAATGAGAAATCCGATCAAGAATATAATGACTTTCTCTCCTCTCTCCGGGAAACAAAACCCCACAACAGGTCCGGTCATTCTTTTCCATCCTTCCCGCAACAGGAAGTCAAACTTGCCGTGTTTGATCCGAACACCGCGGACTCCACTACTTTCCTTTCGCTCGGATTACCGTCGTGGATGATAAAGAATATCCTGCACTATCGCCATAAACAAGGCAGATTCCGCCATCCGGAGGATTTTCGGAAGATATATGGACTCACAAAAGAACAATACCAGACTCTTCGTCCTTATATCCAAATCACAGAAGATTTCAGTTCGAAAGATAAAGATACAGTACGGTTATTAACCATGCAAAGCATACAACGGGACACACTTGTGAAATACCACCCGGGAACTGTCATCAGCCTCAACTCCGCTGATACCACCGAACTTAAAAAGATTCCGGGAATCGGAAGCAGCATTGCCCGGATGATTGTGAATTACCGCGAACGGCTGGGAGGCTTTTGCCGGATAGAACAGTTACAGGAGATTCATCTAAAAGCAGAAAAACTCCGCCCGTGGTTTTCTATCGATACCAGCCAGACACACCGTGTCAATTTAAACAAGTCGGGCATGGAACGAATGATGCGTCATCCATATATAAACTACTATCAAGCAAAGGTTATCATTGAATATCGGAAAAAGAAAGGAATCTTAAAAAGTCTGAAGCAACTATCCCTTTATGAGGAGTTCACTCCGGCTGATCTTGAACGGATCGAGCCCTACATTTGTTATAATTAA
- a CDS encoding sodium-dependent transporter, whose product MAKNDRANFGSKLGVILASAGSAVGLGNIWRFPYETGNHGGAAFILIYLGCIFLLGLPIMIAEFLIGRRSRANTARAYQTLAPGTHWRWVGRMGVLAGFLILSYYAVVAGWTLEYIFEAATNGFAGKTSGEFISSFQQFSSNPWRPVVWLVAFLLVTHFIIVKGVEKGIEKSSKIMMPTLFIIILILVVCSVTLPGAGAGIEFLLKPDFSKVDGNVFLSAMGQAFFSLSLGMGCLCTYASYFSKETNLTKTAFSVGIIDTFVAILAGFIIFPAAFSVGIQPDSGPSLIFITLPNVFQQAFSGVPVLAYIFSVMFYALLAMAALTSTISLHEVVTAYLHEEFNLSREKAARLVTGGCVFLGIFCSLSLGVMKGFTIFGLGMFDLFDFATAKIMLPLGGLCISLFTGWYLDKKIVWSEITNDGSLKIPVYKLIIFILKYIAPIAISLIFINELGLIKL is encoded by the coding sequence ATGGCAAAAAATGATAGAGCGAACTTCGGTAGCAAATTAGGGGTCATACTCGCTTCTGCCGGTTCTGCAGTCGGGTTGGGTAATATATGGAGGTTTCCCTATGAAACGGGAAATCATGGAGGTGCCGCTTTTATACTGATCTATTTAGGTTGCATTTTTCTCTTGGGATTGCCTATTATGATTGCCGAGTTCCTAATAGGACGCCGTTCAAGAGCCAACACTGCGAGAGCATATCAAACATTAGCTCCGGGAACGCATTGGCGTTGGGTAGGACGCATGGGAGTATTGGCAGGTTTCCTGATACTTAGTTATTATGCAGTAGTAGCTGGATGGACACTTGAATATATTTTTGAGGCTGCCACCAACGGTTTTGCCGGAAAAACTTCCGGAGAGTTTATCTCTTCTTTCCAACAATTCTCCAGTAACCCGTGGCGACCGGTCGTATGGCTGGTAGCATTCTTATTGGTTACTCATTTCATCATCGTGAAAGGAGTAGAAAAAGGGATTGAAAAGTCTTCGAAGATCATGATGCCTACCTTGTTTATCATTATCCTCATACTGGTAGTTTGTTCAGTCACTCTGCCGGGAGCCGGTGCGGGTATTGAATTCCTGCTCAAACCCGACTTTAGCAAGGTGGACGGAAATGTATTTTTAAGTGCTATGGGACAGGCTTTCTTCTCTTTGAGCCTGGGTATGGGATGCCTTTGCACATACGCCTCTTATTTCAGTAAAGAAACCAACCTGACTAAAACAGCTTTCAGCGTAGGAATCATTGATACCTTTGTGGCAATACTGGCAGGATTTATCATCTTCCCGGCAGCCTTCTCGGTTGGCATACAACCGGATTCAGGTCCAAGTCTGATCTTTATCACGCTGCCTAATGTATTCCAACAAGCGTTCAGCGGAGTTCCCGTACTAGCATATATATTCTCTGTAATGTTCTACGCGTTGTTGGCAATGGCTGCTTTAACTTCTACCATTTCTTTACACGAAGTAGTAACCGCTTATCTTCACGAGGAGTTCAATCTTTCCCGTGAAAAAGCGGCAAGGTTAGTCACCGGCGGTTGTGTCTTCCTCGGAATATTCTGTTCATTATCATTGGGAGTCATGAAAGGATTCACCATTTTCGGATTGGGAATGTTCGATCTCTTCGACTTCGCAACAGCCAAAATAATGTTACCACTTGGCGGACTGTGTATCTCCCTCTTTACCGGATGGTATCTGGACAAGAAGATTGTATGGTCAGAGATCACCAATGACGGCTCGTTAAAAATACCGGTATACAAGCTTATCATCTTTATATTAAAATATATCGCACCAATCGCCATCTCACTGATATTTATCAATGAACTGGGATTAATCAAGCTATAA
- a CDS encoding aspartate-semialdehyde dehydrogenase, translating into MKVAIVGVSGAVGQEFLRVLDERNFPMDELVLFGSKRSAGTTYTFRGKQIEVKLLQHNDDFKGVDIAFTSAGAGTSKEFEKTITKYGAVMIDNSSAFRMDADVPLVVPEVNAEDALERPRGVIANPNCTTIQMVVALKAIEKLSHIKTVHVSTYQAASGAGAAAMDELYEQYRQVLANEPVTVEKFAYQLAFNLIPQIDVFTENGYTKEEMKMYNETRKIMHSDVKVSATCVRVPALRAHSESIWVETERPISVEEAREAFANGEGLVLQDNPAEKEYPMPLFLAGKDPVYVGRIRKDLTNENGLTFWIVGDQIKKGAALNAVQIAEYLIKVKNI; encoded by the coding sequence ATGAAAGTAGCTATTGTTGGCGTAAGCGGAGCCGTAGGACAAGAGTTCCTGCGCGTGCTCGATGAGAGAAACTTCCCGATGGACGAGTTAGTTTTGTTCGGTTCTAAACGTAGTGCCGGAACAACTTATACTTTCCGCGGTAAACAGATCGAGGTGAAACTCTTACAACACAATGATGACTTTAAAGGGGTAGACATTGCTTTCACTTCTGCCGGTGCAGGAACATCCAAGGAGTTCGAAAAAACAATCACCAAGTACGGTGCTGTGATGATCGACAACTCCAGCGCATTCCGTATGGATGCCGATGTACCTTTGGTTGTGCCTGAAGTAAATGCCGAAGACGCACTGGAACGTCCTCGTGGCGTTATTGCCAACCCCAATTGTACGACTATCCAAATGGTAGTTGCACTGAAAGCCATCGAAAAGCTTTCTCATATAAAAACCGTGCACGTATCTACCTATCAGGCAGCAAGTGGTGCAGGTGCTGCCGCTATGGACGAATTGTACGAACAATATCGTCAGGTATTGGCAAACGAGCCTGTGACTGTAGAGAAGTTTGCCTATCAGTTGGCTTTCAACCTGATTCCGCAGATTGACGTATTTACAGAGAACGGTTATACGAAAGAAGAGATGAAAATGTATAATGAGACACGTAAGATCATGCATTCTGACGTAAAGGTTAGTGCAACTTGTGTACGTGTTCCTGCATTACGCGCTCACTCTGAAAGTATCTGGGTAGAAACAGAACGTCCGATTTCCGTAGAAGAAGCTCGTGAAGCATTCGCTAACGGTGAAGGGCTGGTTCTTCAAGACAATCCGGCAGAAAAAGAATATCCGATGCCGCTGTTCCTGGCAGGTAAAGATCCGGTATATGTAGGCCGTATCCGCAAAGACCTGACAAACGAAAACGGATTGACTTTCTGGATTGTAGGTGACCAGATTAAGAAAGGTGCCGCCCTGAATGCTGTTCAGATTGCCGAATACCTGATTAAAGTAAAAAACATCTAG
- a CDS encoding cation:proton antiporter gives MNLFDFNLTLPITDPTWVFFLVLIIILFAPMILGRLHIPHIIGMILAGVLIGEHGFHVLDRDSSFELFGKVGLYYIMFLAGLEMDMEDFKKNRTKSVVFGWLTFLIPMALGIWSSMSMLGYGFLTAVLLASMYASHTLIAYPIISRYGLSRLRSVNITIGGTAVTVTLALIILAVIGGMFKGTVDGWFWVFLVAKVAFLGFLIVFFFPRIGRWFFRKYDDSVMQFVFVLAMVFLGGGLMEFVGMEGILGAFLAGLVLNRLIPHVSPLMNRLEFVGNALFIPYFLIGVGMIIDVRSLFTGGEALKVAVVMTVVATFSKWLAAWITQKIYRMQSNERSMIFGLSNAQAAATLAAVLIGHEIIMENGERLLNDDVLNGTVVMILFTCVISSLVTERSARRFALDENVQAEEEAKQINKEQILIPVANPETIEDLVNLALVIKDAKQKNALVALNVINDNNSSEKKEQQGKRNLEKAAMIAAAADVPVTMVSRYDLNIASGIIHTIKEYEATDIVIGLHRKANIVDSFFGHLAESLLKGTHREVMIAKFLMPVNTLRRINIAVPPKAEYESGFSKWVEHFCRMGSILGCRVHFFANERTLMRLQQLVKKRYAGTPTEFSILEEWEDLLLLTGQVNYDHLLVVVSARRGSISYDTSFERLPAQLGKYFSNNSLIILYPDQFGEPQEIVSFSDPRGHNESQHYEKVGKWFYKWLKKN, from the coding sequence ATGAACTTGTTTGATTTTAATTTAACCTTACCGATTACCGACCCGACTTGGGTATTCTTTTTGGTATTGATTATCATTCTCTTTGCTCCGATGATCCTCGGACGTCTTCATATACCTCATATTATAGGCATGATTCTGGCGGGTGTATTGATTGGCGAACACGGCTTTCATGTGCTCGACCGGGACAGCAGTTTCGAACTCTTCGGCAAAGTGGGATTATATTATATCATGTTCCTTGCCGGTCTTGAGATGGACATGGAGGACTTTAAGAAAAACCGGACGAAAAGTGTTGTGTTTGGCTGGCTCACCTTTCTGATTCCGATGGCGCTGGGAATATGGAGTAGTATGAGTATGCTGGGCTATGGCTTTCTCACGGCGGTGTTATTGGCGAGTATGTACGCTTCCCATACTTTAATAGCCTATCCTATTATTAGCCGTTATGGATTGTCGCGTTTGCGCAGTGTCAATATAACCATTGGGGGGACGGCTGTCACTGTTACCCTTGCTTTGATTATTCTTGCCGTCATAGGTGGTATGTTTAAAGGTACCGTTGATGGTTGGTTCTGGGTGTTTCTTGTGGCAAAAGTGGCTTTTCTCGGATTCCTGATTGTATTCTTCTTTCCCCGCATCGGACGTTGGTTCTTCCGGAAGTATGATGACAGCGTGATGCAGTTTGTGTTTGTGTTGGCAATGGTTTTCCTCGGAGGAGGATTGATGGAATTCGTGGGAATGGAAGGAATTTTAGGTGCTTTCTTGGCAGGCTTGGTGTTGAATCGTTTGATTCCTCATGTCTCTCCTTTGATGAACCGACTGGAATTTGTGGGAAATGCCTTGTTTATTCCTTACTTCCTGATTGGTGTCGGGATGATTATTGATGTAAGGAGCCTGTTTACCGGAGGTGAAGCATTGAAGGTGGCTGTTGTAATGACAGTGGTGGCAACCTTTAGTAAATGGTTGGCTGCCTGGATCACGCAGAAGATATACCGGATGCAGTCAAATGAACGGAGCATGATATTCGGCTTGAGTAATGCGCAGGCCGCGGCTACACTGGCAGCAGTATTGATCGGCCATGAAATTATTATGGAGAATGGAGAACGCTTGTTGAACGATGATGTATTGAACGGCACGGTAGTGATGATACTTTTCACTTGCGTCATCAGTTCTTTGGTGACCGAACGTTCGGCCCGCCGTTTCGCTCTGGATGAAAATGTGCAAGCGGAAGAAGAAGCTAAACAGATAAATAAGGAACAGATCCTGATTCCGGTCGCTAATCCGGAGACGATTGAAGATTTGGTTAATCTGGCTTTGGTAATAAAGGATGCCAAACAGAAGAATGCATTAGTGGCATTGAATGTGATTAATGACAATAACAGTTCGGAGAAGAAAGAGCAGCAGGGCAAACGTAACCTGGAGAAGGCTGCCATGATTGCTGCTGCCGCCGATGTGCCTGTCACGATGGTGAGCCGTTATGATTTGAATATTGCTTCGGGGATTATCCATACGATCAAAGAGTATGAAGCTACGGATATTGTGATCGGTCTGCATCGGAAGGCTAATATTGTCGACTCTTTCTTCGGACATCTGGCTGAAAGCCTGCTGAAAGGTACGCATCGTGAAGTGATGATTGCCAAATTCCTGATGCCGGTTAACACCCTGCGTCGAATCAATATCGCCGTTCCGCCAAAGGCTGAATATGAATCGGGTTTCTCAAAGTGGGTGGAACATTTCTGCCGTATGGGAAGCATCCTGGGCTGTCGGGTTCATTTCTTTGCCAATGAGCGTACATTAATGCGACTTCAGCAACTGGTGAAGAAAAGATATGCAGGTACCCCGACAGAATTTTCCATCCTGGAAGAATGGGAAGATCTTCTGTTATTAACAGGACAGGTGAATTATGACCACTTGCTGGTTGTTGTTTCTGCCCGTCGCGGATCTATCTCCTATGATACCTCTTTTGAACGTCTGCCGGCGCAGTTGGGAAAATATTTCTCTAATAATAGTTTGATTATCTTATATCCCGATCAGTTTGGAGAACCGCAGGAAATTGTGTCATTCTCTGATCCTCGTGGACATAATGAGTCTCAACATTATGAGAAAGTGGGTAAATGGTTCTATAAATGGTTAAAGAAAAATTGA
- a CDS encoding tRNA threonylcarbamoyladenosine dehydratase, giving the protein MVKEKLMERYDWQQRTALLLGEEKMERIRNAHILVVGLGGVGAYAAEMICRAGVGRMTIVDADTVQPTNMNRQLPAMHSTLGKAKAEVLAARYKDINPDIELTVLPVYLKDENIPELLDANQYDFIVDAIDTISPKCFLIYEAMKRRIKIISSMGAGAKSDITQVRFADLWETYHCGLSKAVRKRLQKMGMKRKLPVVFSTEQADPKAVLLTDDEQNKKSTCGTVSYMPAVFGCYLAEYVIKRL; this is encoded by the coding sequence ATGGTTAAAGAAAAATTGATGGAAAGATACGACTGGCAACAGAGAACAGCACTCCTGTTGGGAGAGGAAAAGATGGAACGCATCCGAAACGCGCACATATTGGTTGTGGGACTGGGTGGAGTGGGAGCTTACGCTGCCGAGATGATCTGCCGTGCAGGAGTCGGGCGGATGACGATTGTAGATGCCGATACAGTGCAGCCTACCAATATGAATCGTCAGTTGCCGGCCATGCATTCCACACTGGGAAAGGCGAAAGCGGAAGTATTGGCTGCCCGTTATAAAGATATAAATCCGGATATCGAATTGACTGTTCTGCCCGTCTACCTGAAAGATGAGAATATACCGGAACTGCTGGATGCCAATCAATATGATTTTATAGTAGATGCTATTGATACGATCAGTCCGAAATGCTTTCTGATTTACGAGGCGATGAAACGTCGTATAAAGATTATTTCCAGTATGGGAGCAGGAGCGAAGAGTGACATCACCCAAGTTCGTTTTGCCGATCTTTGGGAGACATATCATTGCGGTTTAAGCAAGGCGGTACGGAAGCGCTTGCAGAAGATGGGAATGAAACGGAAACTTCCGGTAGTGTTCAGTACGGAACAAGCCGACCCGAAAGCCGTGTTGCTGACGGATGATGAACAGAATAAGAAATCGACATGTGGAACAGTCAGTTATATGCCGGCCGTGTTTGGGTGCTATTTGGCTGAATATGTCATTAAACGATTATAA
- a CDS encoding tetratricopeptide repeat-containing sensor histidine kinase, producing the protein MSRLTLFRIGFLFLILFFTATAKAQKEAETFNVDSTLYEYYQRCQEYLLEPVVLSMSDTLFRMAGERHDERMQAVAIATQLDYFYFQGTNEDSVIYYTNKVKEFAKATHQPKYYYFAWANRLVTYYLKTSRTNIALYEVQNMLKEAQKEDDKTGLSRCYNIMSQIYTIKRFDSMAFEWRLKEIELTEKYKLENYNISQTYAQIANYYIDQKKQKEALEAVEKAIATANSSTQQISAKLEYVNYHSKFGDFQAAEELLKECQAAFEQDKRLESIKKRLYNIECLYYQQTKQYQKALEAAKMQEKEERRLSESILSSIHYRTQGEIYQKMGNMNLAVKYLQMYINADDSLKIANEQVASSEFATLLNVEKLNAEKKELMLQAQEKELHNKTTLIISLIILLGILFVFLYRENFLKRKLKVSEAELKIRNEELMVSREELRKAKDIAEANSRMKTTFIQSMTHEIRTPLNSIVGFSQVLSDHYSNNPETQEFVNIIKSNSNDLLRLVTDVLTLSELDQYEQLPTDAETDLNTICQLASEVAKDNKQKDVEVLFEPERESLLIRSNSERISQVLNNLAHNATKFTAHGSIRIAYSVLEAEKKIEISVTDTGTGIPKDQQEAVFERFYKMDSFTQGTGLGLPICRSIAEKLGGSLRIDASYTEGCRMILTLPLIYA; encoded by the coding sequence ATGAGCCGATTAACCCTATTTCGCATAGGATTTCTTTTCCTCATTTTGTTCTTTACCGCCACTGCAAAAGCTCAAAAAGAGGCTGAAACTTTCAATGTTGACTCTACTCTCTATGAATATTATCAACGTTGTCAAGAATACTTATTAGAGCCAGTTGTACTTAGTATGTCCGACACTTTATTCCGAATGGCCGGCGAACGGCATGACGAACGAATGCAGGCAGTAGCCATAGCCACTCAACTGGATTATTTTTATTTTCAGGGAACCAATGAAGATAGCGTAATCTACTATACCAACAAAGTAAAAGAATTCGCCAAGGCCACTCATCAGCCTAAATACTATTACTTCGCATGGGCGAACAGATTAGTCACCTATTATCTAAAAACAAGTAGAACAAACATAGCACTTTATGAAGTGCAAAATATGCTAAAAGAAGCTCAAAAAGAGGATGACAAGACCGGCCTCTCCCGTTGCTATAACATCATGTCGCAAATCTACACCATCAAAAGATTCGATTCGATGGCGTTCGAATGGAGGTTGAAAGAAATCGAGCTGACAGAAAAATACAAGCTCGAAAACTACAACATCTCCCAAACTTATGCCCAGATAGCCAACTATTACATCGACCAGAAAAAGCAAAAAGAAGCATTGGAAGCTGTGGAAAAAGCCATTGCGACCGCCAATTCCTCTACGCAACAAATATCTGCCAAATTGGAGTATGTAAACTACCATAGCAAGTTTGGCGACTTTCAAGCTGCCGAAGAATTACTGAAGGAGTGTCAGGCTGCGTTTGAACAGGACAAAAGACTGGAGTCTATCAAAAAAAGACTGTATAACATAGAATGTTTATACTACCAGCAGACCAAACAATATCAGAAAGCGCTGGAAGCCGCAAAGATGCAGGAAAAAGAAGAACGCCGTTTAAGCGAGAGTATACTTAGCAGCATCCATTATCGCACACAGGGAGAAATCTACCAAAAGATGGGGAATATGAACCTGGCGGTCAAATATCTGCAAATGTACATCAACGCGGATGACTCTTTGAAAATAGCCAATGAACAAGTGGCCAGCAGCGAATTCGCCACCTTATTAAATGTAGAAAAGCTCAATGCCGAAAAGAAAGAACTCATGCTTCAGGCACAAGAGAAGGAGTTGCATAATAAAACAACCTTGATTATTTCATTGATTATTTTATTAGGTATCTTATTTGTATTCCTTTATAGAGAAAACTTCCTGAAACGCAAACTGAAAGTTTCGGAAGCCGAACTTAAAATAAGGAATGAAGAACTTATGGTATCGAGGGAAGAATTGCGTAAAGCCAAAGATATAGCTGAGGCAAACAGCCGGATGAAAACAACGTTTATCCAAAGCATGACGCACGAAATCCGTACGCCACTTAACTCTATCGTAGGCTTCTCGCAGGTATTAAGCGACCATTACAGCAACAATCCGGAAACACAGGAGTTTGTCAATATCATCAAAAGCAACAGTAACGACTTGCTTCGACTGGTCACTGATGTGCTCACGCTGTCCGAACTGGATCAATATGAACAACTGCCCACTGACGCTGAAACAGACCTTAATACGATCTGTCAACTTGCATCTGAAGTTGCCAAAGATAACAAGCAGAAAGATGTGGAAGTTTTATTCGAACCTGAAAGGGAAAGCCTGCTCATACGCAGTAATTCGGAACGTATATCACAAGTGTTGAACAACCTGGCACATAATGCCACTAAATTTACGGCTCATGGCAGTATTCGCATCGCTTATTCCGTGCTGGAAGCTGAAAAGAAAATTGAAATCAGTGTCACCGATACAGGAACAGGCATTCCGAAAGATCAACAGGAAGCAGTATTTGAACGTTTCTACAAAATGGACTCTTTCACGCAGGGAACCGGACTCGGACTTCCGATATGCCGGAGTATTGCCGAAAAGTTAGGAGGTAGTCTCCGAATCGACGCTTCTTATACAGAAGGATGCCGGATGATCCTGACTCTTCCTTTGATATACGCCTAA
- a CDS encoding ABC transporter ATP-binding protein, with translation MIKLEGITKSFGSLQVLKGIDLEINKGEIVSIVGPSGAGKTTLLQIMGTLDEPDAGTVQIDGTIVSRMKEKELSAFRNKNIGFVFQFHQLLPEFTALENVMIPALIAGVSSKEANDRAMKILDFMGLVDRASHKPNELSGGEKQRVAVARALINDPAVILADEPSGSLDTHNKEDLHQLFFDLRDRLGQTFVIVTHDEGLAKITDRTVHMVDGMIKKH, from the coding sequence ATGATAAAACTAGAAGGTATAACGAAGAGTTTCGGCTCATTACAGGTGTTGAAAGGCATTGATCTGGAAATCAACAAAGGAGAAATTGTCAGTATCGTAGGTCCGAGCGGTGCCGGTAAAACGACTTTGTTGCAAATCATGGGCACTCTCGATGAACCGGACGCAGGTACGGTGCAGATTGACGGAACAATAGTAAGCCGGATGAAAGAGAAAGAACTATCTGCGTTCCGTAATAAGAATATCGGTTTTGTTTTCCAGTTTCATCAACTGTTGCCGGAGTTTACGGCATTGGAAAATGTGATGATTCCTGCCCTCATTGCAGGTGTTTCTTCAAAAGAGGCAAATGACCGTGCCATGAAGATTCTGGATTTCATGGGGCTGGTTGACCGGGCCTCTCATAAACCGAATGAACTGTCGGGAGGTGAGAAACAACGGGTAGCGGTAGCGCGGGCTTTGATTAATGATCCGGCAGTTATTCTGGCAGACGAACCATCCGGTAGTCTGGATACACATAATAAAGAAGATTTACATCAACTGTTCTTCGATTTGAGGGACCGTCTGGGGCAGACTTTTGTCATAGTGACGCATGACGAGGGACTTGCCAAAATCACGGACCGGACAGTCCACATGGTGGATGGTATGATTAAAAAACATTAA